Proteins encoded in a region of the Mycobacteriales bacterium genome:
- the dinB gene encoding DNA polymerase IV, translating to MSRNQLRRSAAPAVQGRALDDTGAHVLHVDMDAFYASVEIRRQPELRGRPVIVGGLGSRAVVLSATYEARASGVHSAMPMSRARRLCPQATVIPPDHAAYAATSAGVMEIFRSVTPLVEPIALDEAFLDVAGAVRRLGSPLHIGELIRARVADEQGITCSVGVASTKFVAKLATTQAKPDGLLVVPPDDVVSFLHPLPVAALWGVGERTEEVLARLGLRTIGDIAHTPVATLQRALGAAVGTHLAALAWGRDERRVVPHEPDKSIGAEETFPRDVDDPEVVLRELLRLAERTAARLRSAGQVSRTVSIKVRFADFSTITRSRTVPIPTDVARDIYDTARGLYLALGLERARIRLVGVRAEGLADADATPRQLLLDERPAGWREAELAVDRASRRFGAGAVRPATLVEAPEGEPPSTGSGS from the coding sequence GTGAGCCGCAACCAGCTTCGGCGTTCTGCGGCGCCAGCGGTCCAGGGTCGAGCCCTCGACGACACCGGGGCGCACGTCCTGCACGTCGACATGGATGCGTTCTACGCCAGCGTCGAGATCCGCCGGCAGCCCGAGCTGCGTGGCCGCCCGGTCATCGTCGGCGGCCTCGGCTCGCGAGCGGTCGTGCTGTCGGCCACCTACGAGGCGCGGGCCAGCGGTGTGCACAGCGCGATGCCGATGAGCCGGGCCCGTCGCCTGTGCCCCCAGGCGACGGTGATCCCGCCCGACCACGCCGCCTACGCCGCGACGAGCGCCGGGGTCATGGAGATCTTCCGCTCGGTCACGCCGCTGGTGGAGCCGATCGCGCTGGACGAGGCGTTCCTCGACGTCGCCGGCGCCGTCCGGCGGCTCGGGTCCCCACTCCACATCGGCGAGCTGATCCGCGCCCGGGTCGCCGACGAGCAGGGCATCACCTGCTCGGTGGGGGTGGCGAGCACCAAGTTCGTCGCCAAGCTCGCCACCACCCAGGCAAAGCCCGACGGCCTGCTGGTCGTGCCGCCCGACGACGTCGTCTCGTTCCTGCACCCGCTGCCGGTCGCGGCCCTGTGGGGTGTGGGGGAGCGCACCGAAGAGGTCCTGGCCCGGCTCGGCCTGCGCACGATCGGCGACATCGCCCACACGCCGGTGGCGACGTTGCAGCGGGCCCTCGGCGCCGCGGTCGGCACGCACCTCGCCGCACTCGCGTGGGGCCGCGACGAACGCCGGGTCGTGCCGCACGAGCCCGACAAGAGCATCGGTGCGGAGGAGACCTTCCCGCGCGACGTTGACGATCCCGAGGTCGTGCTGCGGGAGCTGCTGCGGCTCGCCGAGCGCACCGCCGCCCGGCTGCGCTCTGCCGGGCAGGTCTCCCGCACGGTCAGCATCAAGGTGAGGTTCGCCGACTTCTCGACCATCACCCGGTCGCGCACCGTCCCGATCCCCACCGACGTCGCGCGCGACATCTACGACACTGCCCGCGGCCTCTACCTCGCGCTCGGGCTCGAACGCGCCCGCATCCGGTTGGTCGGCGTACGCGCCGAGGGCCTCGCCGATGCCGACGCGACGCCCCGCCAGCTGCTGCTCGACGAGCGCCCCGCCGGTTGGCGCGAGGCCGAGCTCGCCGTCGACCGGGCCTCGCGCCGGTTCGGCGCCGGCGCGGTGCGACCCGCGACTCTCGTCGAGGCTCCCGAGGGTGAGCCTCCGTCGACCGGTTCCGGGTCGTGA
- a CDS encoding DUF58 domain-containing protein: MGAALSGLTLRGRCLLAAGIAASLSAAVLGEEDLLRIGIFLVALPLVAVAAVARTRYRLTCERRLDPARVAAGIPATVRLRLHNVSRLPTGVLLVEDTLPWALGERPRFVVDRMEPEGVREVSYPVLSHSRGRFRIGPLTVRLTDPFGLCELSRSFRAHDTLMVTPAVVALPVVRIGGDRAGGGDGRERSVAVHGEDDVAVRDYRQGDDLRRVHWRSTARTGELMVRREEQPWLRSGAVLLDTRAHAHLGDGPGSSFEWAISAAASAAVHLARGGYRLRMVTDSGVDVEGGVGFEGRGEAGLLDALAVVEPSGNPTVEPAVRALRRASVEGVVVAVLGAMDSADLDAVTRLRSGRLTGVAVLLDTISWAAGPSGRTRGEAAYDENVSVLRRAGWRVLAVRHGDDLARIWPQAAGGRRAGVGV, translated from the coding sequence ATGGGTGCCGCGCTGTCGGGGCTGACCCTGCGGGGACGGTGCCTGCTGGCGGCGGGCATCGCGGCGTCGCTGAGCGCCGCGGTGCTCGGCGAGGAGGACCTGCTGCGCATCGGGATCTTCCTGGTGGCGCTACCGCTGGTCGCCGTCGCCGCGGTCGCCCGCACCCGCTACCGGCTGACCTGCGAGCGCCGCCTCGACCCGGCGCGGGTCGCGGCCGGCATCCCCGCGACGGTGCGGCTCCGCCTGCACAACGTCTCGCGGCTGCCCACCGGCGTGCTGCTCGTCGAGGACACCCTGCCGTGGGCGCTCGGCGAGCGGCCGCGTTTCGTCGTCGACCGGATGGAGCCGGAAGGGGTTCGCGAGGTCTCCTACCCGGTGCTGTCGCACAGCCGCGGCCGGTTCCGGATCGGCCCGCTGACCGTGCGCCTGACCGACCCGTTCGGCCTGTGCGAGCTGAGCCGGTCGTTCCGCGCGCACGACACGCTGATGGTGACCCCGGCCGTGGTCGCACTGCCCGTCGTACGCATCGGCGGCGACCGGGCCGGCGGCGGCGACGGGCGGGAGCGGTCGGTCGCCGTGCACGGCGAGGACGACGTCGCGGTGCGCGACTACCGGCAGGGCGACGACCTGCGCCGGGTGCACTGGCGGTCGACCGCCCGCACCGGTGAGCTGATGGTGCGGCGCGAGGAGCAGCCGTGGCTGCGCAGCGGTGCGGTGCTGCTCGACACCAGGGCCCACGCGCACCTGGGCGACGGGCCGGGGTCGTCGTTCGAGTGGGCGATCTCGGCCGCGGCATCGGCCGCCGTGCACCTCGCCCGGGGCGGCTACCGGCTGCGGATGGTCACCGACAGCGGCGTCGACGTCGAGGGTGGCGTGGGCTTCGAGGGGCGCGGCGAAGCCGGCCTGCTCGACGCGCTCGCGGTCGTCGAGCCATCGGGCAACCCGACGGTTGAGCCGGCCGTCCGGGCCCTGCGCCGCGCCTCGGTCGAGGGCGTCGTGGTCGCCGTCCTCGGCGCCATGGACTCCGCCGACCTCGACGCCGTCACCCGGTTGCGCAGCGGCCGGCTGACCGGGGTGGCCGTACTGCTCGACACGATCAGCTGGGCCGCCGGCCCCTCGGGGCGCACCCGCGGCGAGGCGGCCTACGACGAGAACGTGTCGGTGCTGCGCCGCGCCGGCTGGCGGGTGCTCGCCGTGCGCCACGGCGACGATCTCGCGCGCATCTGGCCGCAGGCGGCCGGCGGGCGCCGGGCGGGGGTGGGGGTGTGA
- a CDS encoding AAA family ATPase: MTVTRRSRAAVPEMRPGDVAGAAGEICAAVERVIEGKPEVVRLAVTALLAEGHLLIEDVPGVGKTMLAKALARSIDCTVRRIQFTPDLLPSDITGVSVFNQERRDFEFKPGAVFANIVVGDEINRASPKTQSALLECMEERQVTVDGVTYLLDAPFMVVATQNPIEMEGTYPLPEAQRDRFTARLAMGYPAADAELAMLDAHGQVNPLHDLEPVSDAAAVVAMIDAVRAVHVADTVRRYAIDLVTATRQSPDLRLGASPRATLHLLRTARAAAALEDRDFVLPDDLQGLAGPVLTHRLLPTAEAQISGRTPEAVVAEIVARVPVPDSAPRRRASGA; the protein is encoded by the coding sequence GTGACGGTGACCCGCCGGTCGCGCGCCGCCGTCCCCGAGATGCGGCCGGGCGACGTCGCCGGGGCCGCCGGTGAGATCTGCGCCGCCGTGGAGCGGGTGATCGAGGGCAAGCCCGAGGTCGTCCGGCTGGCGGTCACGGCGCTGCTCGCCGAGGGGCATCTGCTGATCGAGGACGTGCCCGGCGTCGGCAAGACGATGCTCGCCAAGGCCCTGGCCCGGTCGATCGACTGCACGGTGCGCCGGATCCAGTTCACCCCCGACCTGCTGCCCAGCGACATCACCGGCGTCTCGGTGTTCAACCAGGAGCGGCGCGACTTCGAGTTCAAGCCGGGCGCGGTCTTCGCCAACATCGTCGTCGGCGACGAGATCAACCGTGCCTCGCCGAAGACCCAGTCCGCGCTGCTCGAGTGCATGGAGGAGCGCCAGGTCACCGTCGACGGTGTGACCTACCTGCTCGACGCGCCGTTCATGGTCGTCGCGACGCAGAACCCGATCGAGATGGAGGGCACCTACCCCCTCCCCGAGGCCCAGCGCGACCGGTTCACCGCGCGGCTCGCCATGGGCTACCCGGCGGCCGACGCCGAGCTCGCCATGCTCGACGCCCACGGCCAGGTGAACCCGCTGCACGACCTCGAGCCGGTCTCCGACGCGGCCGCCGTCGTCGCGATGATCGACGCCGTGCGCGCCGTGCACGTGGCCGACACGGTGCGTCGCTACGCCATCGACCTCGTCACCGCCACCCGCCAATCCCCCGACCTGCGGCTCGGCGCGTCGCCGCGGGCGACCCTGCACCTGCTGCGCACCGCGCGCGCCGCGGCGGCGCTGGAGGACCGCGACTTCGTGCTGCCCGACGACCTGCAAGGGCTGGCCGGCCCGGTGCTCACCCACCGGCTGCTGCCCACCGCCGAGGCCCAGATCAGCGGCCGTACGCCGGAGGCCGTGGTCGCCGAGATCGTCGCCCGCGTCCCGGTGCCCGACAGCGCCCCCCGACGGAGGGCGTCGGGAGCCTGA
- a CDS encoding DUF3488 and transglutaminase-like domain-containing protein has product MNARPKMTALAALATLLATLSLAPLFSDAGWFPPTLIVILLVALAGALTRQFRLPAPGEALLAAVFVLDFVTVWFAPQHAQWGVLPSRDTLHDLHVLLRDAGSTFATITAPAPSHDGLVLLTVLCVAALAFVVDLAAVTARVPALTGLPFIAAYAVASGLAPHGVGALPFLAGAAGWLTLLLADHRDRLSRWGRPLRPGGTETLTGLGPAEGAPLSAAGRRIGAAALGIAVIVPLVLPGMTHVRFGHGNGLGNGGSSSVTTFNPLVSIRDELNRSSTQRLLVVGTDDATPDYLRMTTLDRFDGTVWSSSQLKEGPKARVSNGIPVSSDTTGTPSRTVDTHVHVVALAVHWLPLPAPPSSVSIAGDWRYDPRSGTVFSAREDTQGADYTVVSDRLIPDVTALRDAPPPGPNMRDYLQLPKSLSPAVARIARQQTAGAHTAFDKAVALQDWLRGPQFTYDTTVAPGNSDDAILEFLDRRHGFCEQFAATMAVMARTLGIPARVAVGFTPGQLNPDGTRTVTTDDAHAWPELYFPRTGWLRFEPTPRSDGQATTPAYTLPASAGGQGNQEDVIPTPGPSSGPQPSTSAPPITLPTDPAAVSTRGGGLPWRALALLALLGVVLAVPGATREAVRRRRWLAAADPRRRAHAAWAELRDDVVDLGFPWWPSDSPRGTGRRLADRVDLSAAGAAALSRVVRAEERARYAPAGPDADADGLATDVRAVRHDLRAAVSRRRRVLAVVLPVSTLRRAGSAVGAAVERVFEAFDAFWPAVLRWGRARLRTRPQ; this is encoded by the coding sequence GTGAACGCCCGCCCGAAGATGACGGCCCTCGCCGCGCTGGCGACGCTGCTCGCGACGCTGAGCCTGGCCCCGCTGTTCTCCGACGCCGGCTGGTTCCCCCCGACCCTGATCGTCATCCTGCTGGTCGCGCTCGCCGGCGCCCTGACGCGCCAGTTCCGGCTGCCGGCCCCCGGGGAGGCGCTGCTCGCCGCGGTGTTCGTCCTCGACTTCGTGACGGTCTGGTTCGCACCGCAGCACGCCCAGTGGGGGGTGCTCCCGAGCCGCGACACGTTGCACGACCTGCACGTGCTGCTGCGGGATGCCGGCTCGACGTTCGCGACGATCACCGCACCTGCGCCGAGCCACGACGGGCTGGTCCTGCTGACCGTGCTGTGCGTGGCCGCGCTGGCGTTCGTGGTGGACCTGGCGGCGGTGACGGCGCGGGTGCCGGCGCTCACCGGGTTGCCGTTCATCGCGGCGTACGCCGTCGCCTCGGGCCTCGCCCCGCACGGAGTCGGCGCGTTGCCGTTCCTGGCCGGGGCCGCGGGTTGGCTGACACTGCTGCTGGCCGACCACCGCGACCGGCTGAGCCGCTGGGGTCGGCCGCTACGGCCCGGGGGCACGGAAACGCTGACCGGGCTGGGCCCCGCCGAGGGCGCGCCGCTGTCGGCGGCCGGCCGGCGGATCGGGGCGGCCGCGCTGGGCATCGCCGTCATCGTGCCGCTCGTCCTGCCCGGGATGACGCACGTGCGGTTCGGCCACGGCAACGGGCTCGGCAACGGGGGCTCGAGCAGCGTCACGACGTTCAACCCGTTGGTGAGCATCCGCGACGAGCTCAACCGCAGCAGCACGCAGCGGCTCCTGGTGGTCGGCACCGACGACGCGACGCCCGACTACCTGCGGATGACGACGCTCGACCGCTTCGACGGCACGGTGTGGTCGTCGTCGCAGCTGAAGGAGGGGCCGAAGGCGCGGGTCAGCAACGGGATCCCGGTGTCGAGCGACACCACCGGCACGCCGAGCCGCACGGTCGACACCCACGTCCACGTCGTCGCGCTCGCGGTGCACTGGCTGCCCCTGCCGGCCCCGCCGTCGTCGGTCTCGATCGCGGGCGACTGGCGCTACGACCCGCGCAGCGGCACGGTCTTCTCGGCCCGCGAGGACACCCAGGGCGCGGACTACACCGTCGTCAGCGACCGGCTGATCCCCGACGTCACCGCGCTGCGCGATGCGCCGCCGCCCGGGCCGAACATGCGCGACTACCTGCAGCTGCCCAAGTCGTTGTCGCCCGCGGTCGCGCGGATCGCCCGGCAGCAGACGGCCGGGGCGCACACGGCCTTCGACAAGGCGGTCGCACTGCAGGACTGGCTGCGCGGCCCGCAGTTCACCTACGACACGACGGTCGCGCCGGGCAACAGTGACGACGCGATCCTGGAGTTCCTCGACCGCAGGCACGGATTCTGCGAGCAGTTCGCCGCGACGATGGCCGTGATGGCACGCACGCTGGGCATCCCGGCGCGGGTTGCGGTCGGCTTCACTCCGGGCCAGCTCAACCCCGACGGCACGCGCACGGTCACGACCGACGACGCGCACGCCTGGCCGGAGCTCTACTTCCCGCGGACCGGCTGGTTGCGCTTCGAGCCGACGCCGCGGTCCGACGGGCAGGCCACGACGCCGGCGTACACGCTGCCCGCCTCGGCCGGCGGCCAGGGCAACCAAGAGGACGTCATCCCGACCCCCGGCCCGTCGAGCGGTCCCCAGCCGAGCACGAGCGCCCCGCCGATCACCCTGCCGACCGATCCCGCGGCCGTTTCCACGCGCGGCGGCGGGCTGCCGTGGCGGGCGCTCGCCCTGCTCGCGCTGCTCGGCGTCGTCCTTGCCGTCCCGGGCGCGACGCGCGAGGCCGTACGCCGCCGCCGCTGGCTCGCCGCGGCCGATCCTCGCCGGCGGGCGCACGCCGCCTGGGCCGAGCTACGTGACGACGTCGTGGACCTCGGGTTCCCGTGGTGGCCGTCGGACTCGCCGCGGGGCACCGGGCGGCGGCTCGCCGACCGGGTCGACCTGTCAGCCGCCGGCGCCGCTGCGCTGAGTCGCGTGGTGCGGGCCGAGGAACGCGCCCGTTACGCGCCGGCCGGGCCGGACGCCGACGCGGACGGGTTGGCCACCGACGTGCGGGCCGTGCGGCACGACCTGCGGGCGGCCGTCAGCCGGCGCCGGCGGGTGCTGGCCGTCGTACTTCCGGTGTCGACGCTGCGGCGGGCCGGCTCGGCCGTGGGCGCTGCGGTGGAGCGGGTGTTCGAGGCCTTCGATGCGTTCTGGCCCGCGGTCCTGCGTTGGGGCCGGGCCCGCCTGCGCACCCGCCCGCAGTAA
- the mraZ gene encoding division/cell wall cluster transcriptional repressor MraZ, with product MFLGTYAPRLDDKGRLILPAKFRDELAEGLVITKGQERCLYVFAMPEFTRLTEQLRTAPLTAKAARDYNRVFFSGATDEVPDKQGRVTIPSPLRDYAGLDRELAVVGANTRVEIWDAAAWARYLASQEDAFSQLEEEVLPGVF from the coding sequence GTGTTCCTCGGCACCTACGCGCCCCGTCTCGACGACAAGGGCCGGCTGATCCTGCCGGCGAAGTTCCGGGACGAGCTGGCGGAGGGACTCGTGATCACGAAGGGGCAGGAGCGGTGCCTCTACGTCTTCGCGATGCCCGAGTTCACCCGGCTCACCGAGCAGCTGCGCACCGCGCCGCTCACCGCCAAGGCGGCCCGTGACTACAACCGCGTCTTCTTCTCCGGCGCGACCGACGAGGTGCCCGACAAGCAGGGACGGGTGACGATCCCCTCGCCGCTGCGCGACTACGCCGGGCTCGACCGCGAGCTCGCCGTCGTCGGCGCCAACACCCGCGTCGAGATCTGGGACGCCGCCGCCTGGGCCCGCTACCTCGCGTCGCAGGAGGACGCGTTCTCCCAGCTCGAGGAGGAGGTGCTGCCCGGCGTCTTCTGA
- a CDS encoding DUF3040 domain-containing protein — MPLSDHEQRLLEQIEQAFYAEDPKFANAYRTTDLRTLQRRRMIRAGVLLAIAVGVAVAGAVLEIVPMMAGGGAVALIALGLAVGIWRRYRPVREPKPVPTASYHHGSWRHRLEERWERRWEDRGR, encoded by the coding sequence GTGCCGCTCTCTGATCATGAGCAGCGACTGCTCGAGCAGATCGAGCAGGCCTTCTATGCCGAGGACCCCAAGTTCGCCAACGCCTACCGCACCACCGATCTGCGCACGCTGCAACGCCGCCGGATGATCCGTGCCGGCGTCCTTCTCGCCATCGCGGTCGGCGTGGCGGTCGCCGGTGCCGTCCTCGAGATCGTCCCGATGATGGCCGGGGGCGGGGCGGTCGCGCTCATCGCACTCGGACTCGCCGTCGGCATCTGGCGGCGATACCGACCCGTGCGAGAGCCCAAGCCGGTTCCCACCGCGAGCTACCACCACGGCTCCTGGCGGCACCGGCTCGAGGAGCGCTGGGAACGCCGCTGGGAGGACCGCGGCCGGTAG
- a CDS encoding penicillin-binding protein 2 gives MAAVAVGLLVIAGRLIQLQGLDGGTYAKMAEKQRMRTVTLTAPRGTITDRDGYPLAITVDARDIYADPREVVDPEAAAAKLAPILGMSQDDLVRKLSTKNTPFVYLQRGASPRVGTKVMDLGLAGLGTLPTTKRSYPDGALAANVLGFVGTDGTGLGGLEYTFDKSLSGTNGKRTFETGRDGEPIPDGQHVDQPPVPGESLRLTLDRDIQWQAQQAIAAQVQKTGAMSGTVIVMQPKTGRVLALATAPTFDPNHPGDSPPEALGNPAVSDPYEPGSVNKVITMAAAIERGLVTPTTPFVVPNTYTVANHVFHDAENHGTEHLTTAGILAQSSNIGTIQVAQRLGETGLYDALRNFGFGARTGIGLPGESAGILPPVNKWWSTTLPTVAFGQGISVTALQVASVYSTIADGGIRMEPTIIDGTTDPSGHFTARPLPKPVRVVSPQTAQEIRDMLEAVTSDQGTAPAARIAGYRVAGKTGTANRADGHGGYSGYTATFVGFAPADDPQLVVEVVLQKPVKGHFGGEVAAPVFHDVMAFALQSLRIPPTGTTPPTAKLTW, from the coding sequence ATGGCGGCGGTCGCCGTGGGGCTGCTGGTGATCGCCGGCCGGCTGATCCAGCTGCAGGGGCTCGACGGCGGCACCTACGCGAAGATGGCCGAGAAGCAGCGGATGCGCACGGTCACCCTCACCGCGCCCCGGGGCACGATCACCGACCGCGACGGCTACCCGCTCGCGATCACCGTCGACGCGCGCGACATTTACGCCGACCCGCGCGAGGTCGTCGACCCGGAGGCGGCGGCGGCCAAGCTCGCACCGATCCTCGGCATGAGCCAGGACGACCTGGTCCGCAAGCTCAGCACCAAGAACACTCCGTTCGTCTACCTGCAGCGCGGCGCCAGCCCGCGGGTCGGCACGAAGGTGATGGACCTCGGCCTGGCGGGTCTCGGCACGTTGCCGACCACGAAGCGGTCCTACCCCGACGGGGCGCTGGCCGCCAACGTGCTCGGGTTCGTTGGCACCGACGGCACCGGCCTCGGTGGGCTCGAGTACACCTTCGACAAGTCGCTGTCGGGCACCAACGGCAAGCGGACGTTCGAGACCGGCCGCGACGGGGAGCCGATCCCCGACGGCCAGCACGTCGACCAGCCGCCGGTGCCGGGGGAGTCGCTGCGGCTGACCCTCGACCGCGACATCCAGTGGCAGGCGCAGCAGGCCATCGCCGCGCAGGTGCAGAAGACCGGCGCGATGTCCGGCACGGTCATCGTGATGCAGCCCAAGACCGGCCGGGTCCTCGCCCTCGCCACCGCGCCGACATTCGACCCCAACCATCCGGGTGACTCGCCCCCGGAGGCGCTCGGCAACCCGGCGGTCAGCGACCCCTACGAGCCCGGCAGCGTCAACAAGGTCATCACGATGGCCGCGGCCATCGAGCGCGGCCTGGTCACCCCGACCACGCCGTTCGTCGTGCCCAACACCTACACGGTCGCCAACCACGTCTTCCACGACGCGGAGAACCACGGCACCGAGCACCTCACGACCGCCGGCATCCTCGCCCAGTCCAGCAACATCGGCACGATCCAGGTCGCCCAGCGGCTCGGTGAGACGGGCCTGTACGACGCCCTGCGCAACTTCGGCTTCGGTGCCAGGACCGGCATCGGGCTGCCCGGCGAGAGCGCGGGCATCCTGCCGCCGGTCAACAAGTGGTGGTCGACCACGCTGCCGACCGTGGCGTTCGGCCAGGGCATCTCCGTGACCGCTCTGCAGGTGGCCAGCGTCTACTCGACGATCGCCGACGGCGGCATCCGCATGGAGCCCACGATCATCGACGGCACCACCGACCCCTCCGGCCACTTCACCGCCCGCCCACTGCCCAAACCGGTGCGGGTGGTCAGCCCGCAGACGGCGCAGGAGATCCGCGACATGCTCGAGGCGGTCACCTCCGACCAGGGCACCGCGCCGGCCGCGCGGATCGCCGGCTACCGCGTCGCGGGCAAGACCGGCACCGCCAACCGCGCCGACGGGCACGGCGGCTACTCCGGCTACACCGCCACATTCGTCGGCTTCGCGCCCGCCGACGATCCCCAGCTGGTCGTCGAGGTGGTGCTGCAGAAGCCGGTCAAAGGCCACTTCGGCGGCGAGGTCGCCGCGCCGGTTTTCCACGACGTCATGGCCTTCGCGCTGCAATCGCTGCGCATCCCGCCGACCGGCACCACGCCTCCCACGGCCAAGTTGACGTGGTAG
- the rsmH gene encoding 16S rRNA (cytosine(1402)-N(4))-methyltransferase RsmH — translation MPRHVPVMLDRVVALLAPALEGRPAVVVDATLGLGGHAEALLSRHPALRLVGLDRDPQALQLSGDRLSPYEERITLVHAVYDELPAVLSRLGLERVDGVLFDLGVSSLQLDEAERGFAYAVEAPLDMRMDPTRGRTAADVVNGYTVERLTAVLRDYGEERFARRIAEAIVRERDRTPLHSSQRLAELVREAVPAATRRTGGHPAKRTFQALRVEVNDELGALARALPAAVAALRVGGRIVVLSYQSLEDRLVKRVLRAGSTSTAPADLPVEPEWAAPQLRLLTRGAETPSDAELADNPRAASARLRAAERIREAA, via the coding sequence ATGCCGCGCCACGTACCCGTGATGCTCGACCGGGTCGTCGCGTTGCTCGCCCCCGCACTCGAGGGCCGTCCGGCGGTGGTCGTCGACGCGACCCTCGGCCTCGGTGGCCACGCGGAGGCGCTGCTGTCCCGCCACCCCGCCCTGCGGCTGGTCGGTCTCGACCGGGATCCGCAGGCCCTGCAGCTCAGCGGTGACCGGCTCTCGCCCTACGAGGAGCGCATCACCCTCGTGCACGCGGTCTACGACGAGCTGCCCGCGGTGCTGTCCCGCCTCGGCCTCGAGCGCGTCGACGGGGTGCTGTTCGACCTCGGCGTCTCCTCGCTGCAGCTCGACGAGGCGGAACGCGGTTTCGCCTATGCCGTCGAGGCTCCGCTCGACATGCGGATGGACCCGACTCGCGGGCGCACCGCCGCTGATGTCGTCAACGGCTACACCGTGGAGCGGTTGACCGCGGTGCTGCGCGACTACGGCGAGGAGCGGTTCGCCCGCCGCATCGCCGAGGCGATCGTCCGCGAGCGCGACCGGACGCCGCTGCACTCCTCGCAGCGCCTCGCCGAGCTCGTGCGCGAGGCCGTGCCCGCGGCCACCCGGCGCACCGGCGGCCATCCGGCCAAGCGGACGTTCCAGGCGCTGCGCGTCGAGGTCAACGACGAGCTGGGCGCGCTGGCCCGGGCGCTGCCCGCCGCCGTCGCCGCGCTGCGGGTCGGGGGCCGGATCGTGGTGCTGTCCTACCAGTCGCTGGAGGACCGGCTGGTCAAGCGGGTGCTCAGGGCGGGCTCGACGAGCACCGCCCCCGCGGACCTCCCGGTCGAGCCGGAGTGGGCCGCCCCGCAACTGCGGCTGCTCACCCGCGGGGCCGAGACGCCGTCCGACGCCGAGCTGGCCGATAACCCCCGTGCCGCCTCCGCCCGGTTGCGCGCCGCCGAGCGGATCCGGGAGGCGGCATGA